The following are encoded in a window of Polynucleobacter sp. AP-Kolm-20A-A1 genomic DNA:
- a CDS encoding DUF2970 domain-containing protein, with protein sequence MKKKSSFMQSMKAVLWGFLGVRKKSGLQEDVASLSFVHIIIAGVIGALIFMGVLLLIVKAVVSH encoded by the coding sequence ATGAAAAAGAAAAGTAGTTTTATGCAGTCTATGAAAGCTGTTTTATGGGGCTTTTTAGGTGTGCGTAAGAAGTCAGGTTTGCAGGAAGATGTTGCTTCATTGAGTTTTGTGCACATTATCATTGCAGGAGTGATTGGCGCCTTGATTTTTATGGGTGTTCTCCTGTTGATAGTGAAAGCAGTTGTGTCCCATTGA